The Arthrobacter sp. NicSoilC5 genome has a window encoding:
- the mmsA gene encoding multiple monosaccharide ABC transporter ATP-binding protein gives MTSQTTHADPVILEMRSITKEFPGVKALSNVSLRVKAGEIHAICGENGAGKSTLMKVLSGVYPYGSYDGDIVYQGQVQQFRDIRASEHAGIVIIHQELALIPELSIMENIFLGNEPTKRGIIDWGEARLRSLDLLARVGLRDDPDTPIKEIGVGKQQLVEIAKALNKSVKILILDEPTAALNESDSQHLLDLMLGLKAKGITSIIISHKLNEIEQIADSITIIRDGKSIETLDVKKDGVDEDRIIKGMVGRTLESRFPDHTPKIGEVFFEVKNWTVGHPNVQDRLICKNSSFYVRRGEIVGFAGLMGAGRTELARSVFGRSYGRFIDGHIYKDGKEVVLKNVRQAIDAGLGYVTEDRKTLGLNLLDDIKTTTVAAALKKISHNSVVDPNQEFTVAEQYRKSLRTKTPSVEEGVAKLSGGNQQKVVLAKWMFTDPDLLILDEPTRGIDVGAKYEIYGIIQQLANQGKGVIVISSELPELLGLSDRIYTIFEGAITGVLNKDEASQESLMKLMTSATRKAA, from the coding sequence ATGACGTCCCAGACCACGCACGCGGACCCGGTCATTCTCGAGATGCGGTCCATCACCAAGGAATTTCCCGGCGTTAAAGCCTTGTCGAACGTGAGCCTCCGGGTGAAGGCAGGCGAAATCCACGCCATCTGCGGCGAAAACGGCGCCGGCAAATCCACCCTCATGAAGGTCCTGTCCGGCGTGTACCCGTACGGAAGCTACGACGGCGACATCGTCTACCAGGGGCAGGTCCAGCAGTTCCGGGACATCAGGGCCAGCGAGCACGCCGGCATCGTGATCATCCACCAGGAACTGGCGCTGATCCCCGAACTGTCCATCATGGAGAACATCTTCCTGGGCAACGAGCCCACCAAGCGCGGCATCATCGACTGGGGCGAGGCCCGCCTGCGGTCCCTGGACCTCCTGGCCAGGGTCGGCCTGCGGGACGACCCCGATACCCCCATCAAGGAAATCGGCGTCGGCAAGCAGCAGCTGGTGGAAATTGCCAAGGCCCTGAACAAGTCCGTGAAGATCCTCATCCTGGACGAGCCCACCGCAGCCCTGAACGAATCGGATTCACAGCACCTGCTGGACCTGATGCTGGGCCTGAAGGCCAAGGGCATCACGTCGATCATCATCTCCCACAAGCTCAACGAGATCGAGCAGATCGCCGATTCCATCACCATCATCCGCGACGGCAAATCCATCGAGACGCTCGACGTCAAGAAGGACGGCGTGGATGAGGACCGCATCATCAAGGGCATGGTGGGCCGCACCCTCGAATCCCGGTTCCCGGACCACACCCCCAAGATCGGAGAGGTGTTCTTCGAGGTCAAGAACTGGACCGTGGGCCACCCCAACGTCCAGGACCGCCTGATCTGCAAGAACTCCAGCTTCTACGTCCGCCGCGGAGAAATCGTAGGGTTCGCCGGCCTCATGGGCGCCGGACGCACCGAACTGGCCCGCTCCGTCTTCGGCCGCTCCTACGGCCGTTTCATTGACGGCCACATCTACAAGGACGGCAAGGAAGTGGTCCTCAAGAACGTCCGCCAGGCGATCGACGCCGGGCTGGGATACGTCACCGAGGACCGCAAGACCCTGGGCCTGAACCTCCTCGATGACATCAAGACCACCACCGTGGCAGCCGCCCTGAAGAAGATCAGCCACAACTCGGTGGTTGACCCCAACCAGGAGTTCACGGTGGCCGAGCAGTACCGCAAGTCACTGCGCACCAAGACGCCCTCCGTGGAGGAAGGCGTGGCCAAGCTGTCCGGCGGCAACCAGCAGAAGGTGGTCCTGGCCAAGTGGATGTTCACCGACCCGGACCTGCTGATCCTGGATGAACCCACCCGCGGCATCGATGTCGGAGCCAAATACGAGATCTACGGGATCATCCAGCAGCTGGCCAACCAGGGCAAGGGAGTCATCGTCATCTCTTCCGAACTGCCCGAGCTCCTGGGCTTGTCCGACCGCATCTACACCATCTTCGAAGGCGCCATCACAGGTGTCCTGAACAAAGACGAGGCCAGCCAGGAAAGCCTGATGAAGCTGATGACCTCCGCCACCCGAAAAGCCGCCTGA
- a CDS encoding ROK family transcriptional regulator, whose product MSATTRSTRSKPKNPGSQSALRQLNQQRIIETLMGGPSTQAELARQTGLSTATVSNIVKIMLDSGLASTEPITSSGRRALNVRLNSNGAVAVGIDFGRRHLRVVLASLSYHVIAEESIMLPLGHQADDGIQAAVALLEKLLRESGVERSSVVGAGVGIPGPIDRRTGTVAQGAILPEWVGINILQHLEETLRIPVFVDNDANLGAWSEVTWGQHSGVSNLMFMKIGSGIGAGLILNGAPYYGNVGITGEIGHATIHEQGLVCRCGNRGCLETIASTTTMIELLSRGEDPPMTPADIVRKALNRDSATLRVVDDAGLAVGRALGNVANLINPEVIVVGGPLAGLGDILLDPIRRGLIRHAVPVIGETTTLTMSSLGDRAEALGAAALVFQHAGIRKA is encoded by the coding sequence ATGTCCGCAACTACGCGCTCAACGAGGAGCAAACCTAAAAATCCCGGATCGCAGTCCGCCCTGCGGCAGCTGAACCAGCAGCGGATTATCGAGACCCTGATGGGCGGCCCGTCCACCCAGGCGGAACTGGCCCGGCAGACGGGGCTGTCCACCGCCACCGTCTCCAACATCGTCAAGATCATGCTCGATTCCGGTCTGGCATCCACCGAGCCGATCACCAGCTCCGGGCGGCGGGCACTGAACGTGCGGCTGAACAGCAACGGCGCCGTGGCCGTGGGCATCGACTTCGGCCGGCGGCACCTGCGGGTGGTCCTCGCCTCGCTCAGCTACCACGTCATCGCCGAAGAATCGATAATGCTCCCCCTGGGCCACCAGGCGGATGACGGCATCCAGGCCGCGGTGGCGCTCCTGGAGAAACTGTTGCGGGAAAGCGGGGTGGAGCGCTCCTCGGTCGTGGGCGCCGGCGTCGGAATTCCGGGCCCCATCGACCGCCGGACAGGGACGGTGGCCCAGGGCGCAATCCTTCCCGAATGGGTAGGCATCAACATCCTCCAGCACCTTGAGGAAACCTTGAGAATCCCCGTCTTTGTTGACAATGACGCCAACCTCGGCGCCTGGTCCGAGGTGACGTGGGGGCAGCACTCCGGGGTCAGCAACCTGATGTTCATGAAGATCGGATCGGGCATCGGTGCCGGCCTGATCCTCAACGGCGCCCCCTACTACGGCAACGTGGGAATCACCGGCGAAATAGGGCACGCGACCATCCATGAGCAGGGCCTGGTGTGCCGTTGCGGCAACCGCGGCTGCCTGGAAACCATCGCCTCCACCACCACCATGATCGAGCTCCTCAGCCGCGGCGAAGACCCGCCGATGACTCCGGCCGACATTGTCCGCAAGGCCCTGAACCGCGACTCCGCCACCCTTAGGGTCGTGGACGATGCCGGACTGGCCGTGGGCCGCGCACTGGGCAATGTGGCCAACCTGATCAACCCTGAGGTCATCGTGGTGGGAGGGCCCCTGGCGGGCCTGGGCGACATCCTGCTGGACCCCATCCGCAGAGGATTGATCCGCCATGCAGTGCCCGTGATCGGCGAGACGACAACCCTCACCATGTCCTCGCTCGGGGACCGGGCGGAGGCGCTTGGCGCCGCCGCCCTGGTGTTCCAGCACGCCGGGATCCGCAAGGCGTAG
- a CDS encoding nitrilase-related carbon-nitrogen hydrolase produces the protein MMLLSVLQANAVVLDIGANLRTVDDAARRAAQAGADVLLTPELFPVGYAPLRLRSELDPAALPAIRARLADTARRHRIALVYSLPVPVRTEPPSAGAAGWHISATLVDAHGMEILNYAKVHLFGNEEREAFVAAAEPPAVVDFHGIPTSLLICYDIEFPEAARAAAARGAELLLVPTALSAGFEAVPQVLVRARALESQLTVAYANHCGSEDAYAFGGGSVVAGPDGTLLAEAGDAPALLFAEVGTEAVRAARNAVPYLRERRPRLYREWEAALLREPGHPGGIGA, from the coding sequence ATGATGCTGCTCTCCGTCCTGCAGGCGAATGCGGTGGTCCTGGATATTGGGGCCAACCTGCGCACCGTGGACGATGCCGCCCGCCGGGCCGCGCAGGCCGGTGCCGACGTGCTGCTCACGCCGGAACTGTTTCCCGTGGGCTATGCCCCGCTGCGGCTGCGCAGCGAACTGGATCCGGCGGCCCTCCCCGCCATCCGCGCCCGCCTGGCGGACACCGCGCGCCGGCACAGGATCGCGCTCGTCTACAGCCTGCCCGTCCCGGTGCGCACTGAACCACCATCCGCCGGTGCGGCCGGATGGCACATTTCAGCCACCCTGGTGGACGCCCACGGCATGGAAATCCTCAACTACGCCAAGGTGCACCTCTTTGGCAACGAGGAACGCGAGGCATTTGTCGCAGCCGCGGAACCTCCCGCCGTCGTGGATTTCCACGGCATCCCTACCTCACTGCTGATCTGCTACGACATCGAGTTCCCCGAGGCCGCACGGGCGGCTGCTGCCCGGGGTGCCGAGCTGCTCCTGGTGCCCACCGCATTGTCGGCCGGCTTCGAGGCAGTACCGCAGGTGCTTGTCCGCGCCCGTGCGCTGGAAAGCCAGCTCACTGTGGCGTACGCCAACCACTGCGGAAGCGAGGACGCCTACGCTTTTGGGGGCGGAAGCGTGGTGGCGGGGCCCGACGGGACGCTCCTCGCCGAGGCCGGCGATGCCCCGGCGCTGCTGTTTGCCGAGGTGGGCACGGAGGCCGTCCGGGCAGCACGCAATGCAGTCCCGTACCTGCGGGAACGCCGGCCCAGGCTGTACCGGGAGTGGGAGGCAGCCCTGCTGCGGGAACCGGGCCACCCTGGGGGCATCGGCGCCTAG
- a CDS encoding PucR family transcriptional regulator gives MTVGPAESGRLSFVTLQQFLDQLPPLLKTLHDGGSGGRLLRWVEPSELEDPTPYLPEGEFLLTAGLPFLGDGGTPARVDAYVRRLVEAKVAALGFGIRPYFDAVPDVVLDACRRHNLTLFEVPESLPFAAIGLQFSQLLETDNARVFRQLAETNRQLMRAVLSPRPEHELLAALVQRVPVWAVMVGADGRVRARGTSAGGSTAVELSLLEPMLERLLSGRGPRVEMDGFDLPGSALVVGHPLRSTKDANLGALVLGSDVPLTPAQNNVVQSAVGLLELLVRQRTSGSLAPSQLATAVLLHPESLTAGGTRHVNGLKDLLAQSLSSTRSAPMRVVQGINVEAPQWPAGDGPVRELLQWRRMLDTKLVEITDYGFAAVTRLRVDDALLADVEKLGWRLVVGEPTELAGLSAAYQRATSLRGQVQRSGQSIRADEVSWSVTGLLGREAGTLLAERLLQPVLALEPDRRHPLLSVLRGWLSENGSWDASAKLLGLHRNSVRRQIGVLGELLQMDLNQAQVRAELWIALQYADSLAGRAD, from the coding sequence ATGACTGTGGGACCCGCGGAGTCCGGACGGCTGAGCTTCGTCACCCTCCAGCAGTTCCTTGACCAGCTGCCGCCGCTGCTGAAAACGCTCCACGACGGCGGCAGCGGCGGCCGTCTTTTGCGGTGGGTTGAACCCAGCGAACTGGAGGACCCCACACCCTATTTGCCGGAGGGTGAGTTCCTGCTCACCGCCGGACTTCCCTTCCTGGGCGACGGCGGCACGCCGGCCAGGGTGGATGCGTATGTCCGGCGGCTGGTGGAGGCCAAGGTGGCGGCCCTCGGGTTCGGGATCAGGCCCTACTTCGATGCCGTCCCGGACGTGGTGCTGGACGCGTGCCGGCGGCACAACCTCACCCTGTTCGAGGTGCCTGAGTCGCTTCCGTTCGCGGCGATCGGCCTCCAGTTCTCACAGCTCCTGGAGACTGACAATGCCCGGGTTTTCCGGCAGCTGGCGGAGACCAACCGGCAACTCATGCGGGCCGTCCTCTCCCCCAGGCCGGAGCATGAACTGCTGGCCGCCCTGGTCCAGCGCGTGCCTGTATGGGCGGTCATGGTGGGGGCGGACGGCCGGGTCCGGGCACGCGGCACCAGTGCCGGCGGCAGCACCGCCGTCGAACTTTCCCTGCTGGAACCGATGCTGGAACGGCTGCTGTCCGGCCGGGGCCCCCGGGTGGAGATGGACGGCTTTGACCTGCCGGGCTCGGCGCTGGTGGTGGGCCACCCGCTGCGCAGCACCAAGGATGCCAATCTTGGCGCCCTGGTTCTGGGCTCCGACGTTCCGCTGACCCCCGCACAGAACAACGTGGTCCAGTCCGCGGTCGGATTGCTCGAACTGCTGGTGCGGCAACGCACCAGCGGGTCGCTGGCTCCAAGCCAGCTGGCCACCGCCGTCCTGCTGCACCCCGAAAGCCTCACCGCGGGCGGGACCAGGCATGTGAATGGGCTCAAGGACCTGCTGGCGCAGAGCCTTTCCTCCACCCGGTCCGCGCCCATGCGGGTTGTGCAGGGCATCAACGTGGAAGCGCCCCAGTGGCCGGCAGGAGACGGCCCCGTCCGGGAACTGCTGCAGTGGCGCCGGATGCTCGACACAAAACTGGTGGAGATCACTGACTACGGCTTCGCCGCCGTGACCCGGCTCAGGGTGGATGATGCCCTGCTTGCCGATGTGGAGAAGCTCGGGTGGCGCCTGGTGGTGGGCGAACCGACCGAGCTCGCCGGCTTGTCCGCCGCCTACCAGCGGGCCACCTCCCTGCGCGGCCAGGTCCAGAGAAGCGGGCAGAGCATCCGGGCCGATGAGGTGTCCTGGTCCGTCACCGGACTGCTGGGCCGTGAGGCCGGGACTTTGCTGGCCGAACGCCTCCTGCAGCCGGTCCTGGCGCTGGAGCCGGACCGGCGCCATCCGCTGCTGTCTGTCCTCCGCGGCTGGCTCAGCGAGAACGGCAGCTGGGACGCGTCCGCCAAACTGCTGGGCCTGCACCGGAACAGCGTTCGGCGGCAGATCGGCGTCCTTGGCGAGCTGCTCCAGATGGACCTGAACCAGGCACAGGTGCGGGCAGAGCTGTGGATTGCGCTGCAGTACGCAGACAGCTTGGCGGGCAGGGCTGACTGA
- a CDS encoding amino acid permease, producing MTVPVTTEKPIAPTIGRPGLRAQLLRRKPIGHMVSEAEGAGGGTGLVRSFGVLHLTMISVGATLGTGILVILGESVPLAGPAIWISFIIAGLAALLSAVSYAEMAGLVPAAGSSYSYSYATMGEGMAWICGWCLVLEYAVSVAAVAVGAGQYVNETLAVFGQVLPDAMSQPPGDGGLVNVPAVAIVVLATILLVRGARESAWINTVIVIVKVGILLFFCAVAFTAFNAGNFEPLMPMGAAGVSAAASRVFFSYIGFDAASTAGEEARNPKRDLPRAILLSMVIVTGIYVLVAVAAIGARPWGWFDGTEAALVQILEETTHQPWIALVFSVGAVLAIASIVLTVLYGQTRILMSMSRDGLVPAVFSRVSPRTGTPAAGTLIVGTAVALTAGLVPLGALADATSIGTLFAFALVNVAVIYLRRNRPDLKRSFRVPLYPITPVLGTLMCAYLMANLGAETWVVFGAWMLVGIAIYFGYGRRNSKVAALSELDYRELTAKAPGQEPVKAEQS from the coding sequence GTGACTGTGCCTGTAACCACCGAAAAACCCATCGCGCCAACCATCGGACGGCCCGGCCTCCGGGCCCAGCTGCTCCGGCGTAAACCGATAGGCCACATGGTCAGCGAAGCCGAAGGCGCCGGTGGGGGAACCGGCCTGGTGCGCAGCTTCGGCGTCCTGCACCTGACGATGATCAGCGTGGGTGCCACCCTGGGGACGGGCATCCTGGTGATCCTCGGCGAATCGGTTCCACTGGCCGGACCGGCCATCTGGATTTCATTCATCATCGCCGGCCTGGCCGCGCTGCTCTCCGCGGTGTCGTACGCCGAGATGGCCGGCCTGGTCCCGGCCGCAGGGTCGAGCTACTCCTATTCCTACGCCACCATGGGGGAGGGCATGGCCTGGATCTGCGGATGGTGCCTCGTCCTTGAATACGCCGTTTCCGTGGCCGCCGTGGCCGTCGGCGCGGGCCAGTACGTCAACGAAACGCTGGCTGTGTTCGGGCAGGTGCTGCCCGACGCGATGTCCCAGCCTCCCGGCGACGGCGGCCTGGTGAACGTTCCGGCGGTGGCCATCGTCGTGCTCGCCACCATCCTGCTGGTCCGCGGTGCCCGGGAAAGCGCCTGGATCAACACCGTCATCGTCATCGTCAAAGTAGGCATCCTGCTGTTCTTCTGCGCCGTGGCTTTTACCGCCTTCAACGCAGGAAACTTCGAGCCGCTCATGCCCATGGGGGCCGCAGGCGTCTCCGCCGCCGCCTCCAGGGTGTTCTTTTCCTACATTGGGTTCGACGCCGCCTCCACGGCCGGCGAGGAAGCCCGGAACCCCAAGCGCGACCTGCCCCGCGCCATCCTGCTGTCCATGGTGATCGTCACCGGCATCTACGTCCTGGTGGCCGTTGCCGCAATCGGCGCCCGCCCCTGGGGCTGGTTCGACGGAACCGAAGCCGCCCTGGTCCAGATCCTCGAGGAGACCACGCACCAGCCGTGGATTGCGTTGGTCTTCTCCGTCGGCGCTGTCCTTGCGATCGCCAGCATCGTCCTCACCGTCCTCTACGGGCAGACCCGCATCCTCATGTCGATGTCCCGGGACGGACTGGTGCCCGCGGTCTTCAGCCGCGTCTCACCCCGCACCGGCACCCCGGCCGCCGGTACCCTGATCGTCGGCACCGCCGTCGCCCTCACCGCAGGGCTGGTGCCGCTTGGCGCCCTGGCCGACGCCACCAGCATCGGAACCCTGTTCGCGTTCGCGCTGGTCAACGTGGCCGTTATCTACCTGCGCCGCAACCGCCCGGACCTGAAGCGCAGCTTCCGGGTGCCGCTGTACCCCATCACCCCCGTCCTGGGCACGCTCATGTGCGCCTACCTGATGGCAAACCTTGGCGCCGAAACCTGGGTGGTGTTCGGCGCGTGGATGCTCGTGGGCATCGCCATCTACTTCGGCTATGGACGCCGGAACTCCAAGGTAGCGGCCCTGAGCGAGCTCGACTACCGTGAACTGACCGCCAAGGCCCCCGGCCAGGAACCTGTGAAAGCAGAACAATCATGA
- a CDS encoding NAD(P)/FAD-dependent oxidoreductase: MTIATELPASDPSSTSTPPADAAGRGTGEQAALITMLNPDFPFSYDHYLAHPDGLGTVPPELHGTEVAVIGAGLSGLVTAYELMKLGLRPVVYEADQIGGRLRTAAFPAAPGVVADLGGMRFPVSGKAFYHYVDLLGLETQDFPNPLAEATSSTVIELAGKKYYAEKPGDLPPFFREVADAWKAAVNDGARFVEMQDAIKARDMARIKELWNELLPLMDEQTFYGFIAASESFKKAGFAHREAFGQVGFGTGGWDTDFPNSILEILRVVYTDADDQHRLIRGGAQRLPEALWQHAPSDMVHWPAGTSLASLHSGSPRGAVGKISRDPDGNLRVRERWGREASYPAVVTTCQSWLLSTRIHTEEALFPAELWTAMEKSHYMQSSKTFVMVDRPFWKDIDPETGNEVLSMTLTDRLNRATYLLDNGPDQPAVILLSYTWNDDALKWLALDADERVELMLHSLEQIYPGVDIAGHIVGQPITVSWEADPNFMGAFKANLPGHYRYQQRLFTHFKQDRLPESQRGIFLAGDDVSFTAGWAEGAVTTGLNAVWGVVKHLGGSSAPGNPGPGDLLDEFGPISLD; this comes from the coding sequence ATGACCATCGCCACCGAACTGCCTGCCTCCGACCCCTCCAGCACCTCCACGCCGCCGGCGGACGCGGCAGGGCGGGGCACCGGTGAACAGGCAGCTCTCATCACCATGCTGAACCCCGATTTCCCGTTCAGCTACGACCACTACCTGGCCCACCCGGACGGACTGGGAACCGTCCCGCCGGAGCTGCACGGCACGGAGGTGGCCGTCATCGGCGCCGGGCTGTCCGGGCTGGTGACCGCCTATGAACTGATGAAACTCGGACTGCGGCCCGTGGTCTATGAAGCGGACCAGATCGGCGGCCGGCTCCGCACCGCAGCCTTCCCGGCGGCGCCCGGCGTGGTGGCGGACCTGGGCGGCATGCGGTTCCCGGTCTCCGGCAAGGCCTTCTACCACTACGTGGACCTGCTGGGCCTGGAGACCCAGGACTTCCCCAACCCCCTGGCCGAGGCCACCTCCAGCACGGTGATCGAACTGGCAGGCAAGAAGTACTACGCGGAAAAGCCGGGCGACCTTCCGCCGTTCTTCCGCGAAGTGGCCGACGCCTGGAAGGCAGCAGTCAACGACGGCGCCAGGTTCGTGGAGATGCAGGACGCCATCAAGGCGCGGGACATGGCCAGGATCAAGGAACTCTGGAATGAGCTGCTCCCGCTCATGGATGAGCAGACCTTCTACGGTTTCATCGCCGCCAGCGAGTCCTTTAAGAAGGCAGGCTTCGCCCACCGTGAAGCCTTTGGCCAGGTGGGGTTCGGCACCGGCGGCTGGGACACGGACTTCCCCAACTCCATCCTGGAAATCCTCCGCGTGGTCTACACCGACGCAGACGACCAGCACCGGCTGATCCGCGGGGGAGCGCAGCGGCTGCCCGAGGCACTGTGGCAGCACGCGCCGTCGGACATGGTGCACTGGCCGGCCGGCACCTCCCTGGCCTCGCTGCACTCCGGCTCGCCCCGCGGCGCTGTGGGGAAGATCAGCCGGGACCCTGACGGCAACCTGCGGGTCCGGGAGCGTTGGGGCCGCGAGGCCAGCTACCCGGCCGTCGTTACCACATGCCAGTCGTGGCTGCTGTCCACCCGCATCCACACCGAGGAGGCCCTGTTCCCGGCCGAACTGTGGACCGCCATGGAGAAATCGCATTACATGCAGTCCTCCAAGACCTTTGTGATGGTGGACCGGCCCTTCTGGAAGGACATCGACCCCGAAACGGGCAATGAGGTCCTGTCCATGACGCTGACGGACAGGCTGAACCGCGCCACCTACCTGCTGGACAACGGCCCGGACCAGCCCGCCGTCATCCTGTTGTCCTACACCTGGAATGACGACGCCCTGAAGTGGCTGGCCCTGGACGCGGACGAGCGCGTGGAACTGATGCTGCACTCGCTGGAGCAGATCTACCCCGGCGTGGACATCGCCGGGCACATCGTGGGCCAGCCCATCACCGTGTCCTGGGAGGCGGACCCCAACTTCATGGGGGCCTTCAAGGCCAACCTCCCCGGACACTACCGCTACCAGCAGCGGCTGTTCACGCACTTCAAGCAGGACAGGCTGCCGGAATCCCAGCGCGGCATATTCCTGGCGGGCGACGACGTCTCCTTCACCGCCGGCTGGGCAGAAGGCGCCGTGACCACCGGGCTGAACGCGGTGTGGGGCGTGGTGAAGCACCTGGGCGGGTCATCGGCGCCGGGGAACCCGGGCCCAGGCGACCTGCTGGACGAGTTCGGGCCGATCAGCCTGGATTAG
- a CDS encoding gamma carbonic anhydrase family protein produces MAPLYPFAGNSPAVHESAFVAPSASIIGKANLGPDASAFYGVSVRADTAAITVGAGSNLQDNVVLHADPGFPCTVGQRVSVGHAAVVHGCTVEDDCLIGMGATVLNGAVIGAGSLVAAGAVVLEGTVVPPRSLVAGVPAKVRRELTDEEFDGVRANAARYVELAAKHRELHASEG; encoded by the coding sequence ATGGCTCCTCTCTACCCTTTCGCCGGCAATTCCCCGGCTGTCCATGAATCAGCGTTCGTGGCCCCGTCGGCCTCGATCATCGGCAAGGCCAACCTGGGCCCGGACGCCAGCGCTTTCTACGGCGTCTCCGTCCGCGCCGACACCGCGGCCATCACCGTGGGCGCCGGAAGCAACCTGCAGGACAATGTGGTGCTGCACGCCGACCCCGGCTTCCCCTGCACGGTGGGCCAGCGGGTCAGCGTGGGGCACGCCGCCGTCGTGCATGGCTGCACGGTGGAGGACGACTGCCTGATCGGCATGGGCGCCACCGTCCTCAACGGTGCAGTAATCGGCGCCGGCTCGCTGGTGGCCGCCGGCGCCGTGGTGCTCGAAGGTACGGTGGTTCCGCCCCGCTCGCTGGTGGCGGGCGTACCCGCCAAGGTGCGCCGCGAACTCACCGATGAAGAGTTCGACGGCGTCCGCGCCAATGCGGCGCGCTACGTGGAACTCGCGGCGAAACACCGCGAGCTCCACGCTTCTGAAGGCTAA
- the purU gene encoding formyltetrahydrofolate deformylase, whose amino-acid sequence MNQEQLNQAYVVTLSCPDRPGIVHAVAGALLVAGCNIMDSQQYGSPSTGNFFMRVEVTTAAPKSELRAALEPVAEAFSMQWNLDTGGDKVRTLVMASTSAHCLNDLLFQQRSGTLPIEIPAIVSNHQDLAGLAEFYGIPFHYIPVTRDTKVQAEDKLRALIAEHDIQLTVLARYMQILSDELCTDLTGKAINIHHSFLPSFKGAKPYHQAHARGVKLIGATAHYVTAALDEGPIIEQEVIRVDHARTPEQFVQMGRDVEGRTLVQAVQWHAEHRVLLDGNRTVVFN is encoded by the coding sequence GTGAATCAAGAGCAGCTGAACCAAGCGTACGTCGTCACCCTGTCCTGCCCGGACCGCCCCGGGATCGTCCACGCCGTGGCCGGAGCCCTGCTGGTTGCAGGGTGCAACATCATGGACTCGCAGCAGTACGGCAGCCCTTCCACCGGCAACTTCTTCATGCGCGTGGAGGTGACCACGGCAGCCCCCAAGTCCGAGCTGCGGGCGGCGCTGGAACCGGTGGCGGAAGCGTTCTCCATGCAGTGGAACCTCGATACCGGTGGTGACAAGGTGCGCACCCTGGTGATGGCCAGCACCTCGGCGCACTGCCTCAACGACCTGCTCTTCCAGCAGCGTTCCGGCACGCTCCCCATTGAAATCCCCGCCATCGTCTCCAACCACCAGGACCTGGCAGGGCTCGCCGAGTTCTACGGCATCCCGTTCCACTACATCCCCGTGACCAGGGACACCAAGGTCCAGGCCGAGGACAAGCTCCGCGCCCTCATCGCCGAACACGACATCCAGCTGACCGTCCTAGCCCGCTACATGCAGATCCTCTCCGACGAGCTCTGCACCGACCTGACCGGCAAGGCCATCAACATCCACCACTCGTTCCTGCCGTCCTTCAAAGGTGCCAAGCCGTACCACCAGGCGCATGCCCGCGGCGTGAAGCTGATCGGCGCCACGGCACACTATGTGACCGCCGCCCTGGACGAGGGCCCGATCATCGAACAGGAAGTCATCCGCGTGGACCATGCGCGCACGCCCGAGCAGTTCGTGCAGATGGGCCGCGACGTGGAGGGCCGCACGCTGGTGCAGGCCGTGCAGTGGCACGCCGAGCACCGGGTGCTGCTGGACGGCAACCGTACGGTGGTCTTCAACTAG